One Cellulomonas sp. NS3 genomic region harbors:
- a CDS encoding trimeric intracellular cation channel family protein translates to MAPDLPLQPLTELVGVFVGGLSGGLAAVRKQFDIFGIVVLAWAAGLGGGLIRDVLVGAVPPVGVARWEFIVTAFAAGIVMYFFHPRLERARRVIAVLDAGALALFSVVGTLKGLELGAGATASVCVGVITGVGGGVLRDLLTGEVPVVLHHRQLYAIPAVVGASLTALLWTTSTLTLLTELLAVAVVFVLRVVAMRLHLSAPGPWRGPAQGGR, encoded by the coding sequence GTGGCGCCCGACCTCCCGCTCCAGCCGCTGACCGAGCTCGTCGGCGTGTTCGTCGGCGGCCTGTCCGGCGGGCTCGCCGCGGTGCGCAAGCAGTTCGACATCTTCGGCATCGTCGTCCTCGCCTGGGCGGCCGGCCTGGGCGGGGGCCTGATCCGCGACGTGCTCGTCGGCGCCGTCCCGCCGGTCGGGGTCGCGCGCTGGGAGTTCATCGTCACCGCGTTCGCCGCCGGCATCGTCATGTACTTCTTCCACCCGCGGCTCGAGCGGGCGCGCCGCGTGATCGCGGTGCTCGACGCGGGGGCGCTCGCGCTGTTCAGCGTCGTCGGCACGCTCAAGGGCCTCGAGCTCGGGGCCGGCGCGACCGCGTCGGTGTGCGTCGGGGTGATCACGGGCGTCGGCGGCGGGGTGCTGCGCGACCTGCTCACGGGCGAGGTCCCCGTCGTGCTGCACCACCGCCAGCTCTACGCGATCCCCGCGGTGGTGGGGGCGTCGCTGACGGCGCTGCTGTGGACGACGTCGACGCTCACCCTGCTCACGGAGCTGCTCGCGGTCGCCGTGGTGTTCGTGCTCCGCGTCGTGGCGATGCGCCTGCACCTGTCGGCCCCCGGCCCGTGGCGCGGTCCTGCGCAGGGCGGACGCTGA
- a CDS encoding NAD(P)H-hydrate dehydratase, which translates to MSGTERGTRPGDRSGTVVTPALLRGWPLPGDADSKDARGAVLVVGGARQTPGAAMLAGLACLRVGAGRLTLAVGGSVAVAVAVAVPESAAIGMPETAHGRIGASGVDALDGELARATVVLVGPGLDGADETSELLGELLPRLGDDTAVVLDAFALGVLVDVDPDVIAAFDGRLVLTPNAGEGARLLGLDPDSPELDDLADVAARIATRYGAVVSCRGALAAPDGRAWESSTGSGGLATSGSGDVLAGAVAGVLARGADPAQAACWGTHLHGAAGDRLAARVGQRSFLARELLEELPAVITELEA; encoded by the coding sequence ATGTCCGGCACTGAGCGCGGCACGCGGCCCGGCGACCGGTCCGGCACGGTCGTCACGCCCGCCCTGCTGCGCGGCTGGCCGCTGCCCGGGGACGCCGACTCGAAGGACGCCCGCGGCGCGGTGCTCGTCGTCGGGGGCGCGCGGCAGACGCCGGGCGCCGCGATGCTCGCCGGGCTCGCGTGCCTGCGAGTCGGGGCCGGCCGGCTGACCCTCGCGGTGGGCGGGTCGGTCGCGGTGGCGGTCGCGGTCGCCGTGCCCGAGTCGGCGGCGATCGGGATGCCCGAGACCGCGCACGGGCGGATCGGTGCGAGCGGCGTCGACGCGCTCGACGGCGAGCTCGCCCGCGCGACGGTCGTGCTCGTCGGGCCGGGCCTCGACGGGGCGGACGAGACCTCGGAGCTCCTGGGCGAGCTGCTCCCCCGGCTCGGCGACGACACCGCGGTCGTGCTCGACGCGTTCGCCCTCGGCGTGCTCGTCGACGTCGACCCGGACGTGATCGCGGCGTTCGACGGGCGGCTCGTGCTGACCCCCAACGCGGGCGAGGGCGCGCGCCTGCTCGGCCTCGACCCGGACAGCCCCGAGCTGGACGACCTCGCCGACGTCGCGGCCCGCATCGCGACGCGCTACGGCGCGGTGGTGAGCTGCCGCGGGGCCCTCGCCGCCCCGGACGGCCGGGCCTGGGAGTCGTCGACCGGCTCGGGCGGCCTCGCGACGTCCGGCAGCGGCGACGTCCTCGCCGGCGCGGTCGCGGGCGTGCTCGCGCGCGGCGCCGACCCCGCGCAGGCGGCGTGCTGGGGGACGCACCTGCACGGCGCGGCGGGCGACCGGCTCGCCGCACGGGTCGGGCAGCGCAGCTTCCTCGCGCGGGAGCTCCTCGAGGAGCTGCCCGCGGTGATCACCGAGCTGGAGGCCTGA
- a CDS encoding glycoside hydrolase family 3 N-terminal domain-containing protein, translating into MTRPTLALVPPRRQRPGPILRPGGGWPAGRTTAAAAALALVAPLVLLATAGPAHAAGDDLAIAGTATASQSQDDTDGSFPASNAVDGDPATRWASGNGPDEDATFTAWLAVDLGATAAVDGLTLRWEAAHAASYEIQAATGDPADPASWSTVHTEPASDGGVDEIALAAPVDARHLRVHMLERVPFTWDPAGPHWYGYSLFAIEVHGTPEQPAVVVGRATATVAAGASATVPVVLNAPATGETRVRVTSGGGTAVAGTDYTAVDEVLTFAAGETTQQVTVATVDHGPLAPVTTFDLTLSDPTGLVLGARTTTTVTIAPHGDLPDVGPSEVLDDFEDGVPAGYTTWGISAPVTPVLTTAEATREGAGDANHALAATVGAIPAPGDWFGFTHDLSPAADWSAYDGFAFWFRGTGDGGTLRYELKSGGRMFERSVVDDSAGWRRVTVPFAQLRVKGDPASDERFDPAASTGFAVTLTDLGAGTWLFDDVALYQRVTTVQDFEGDVPVAEPGGTVGHFTWGSDGSEVSLAVTERDRDGAPGGNHVLSGEYLIPSGGWGGYSHNLAAAQDWSGFRGLRFLWYASQDNRPASPTAGADIKVEVKDGGPDGEHAELWAATFKDNWSPDGSRWKLVEIPFTDLRLGGHQPGDEATRNGTLDLTSAWGYAVTMVPGTAQPVGWAVDDVELYGSPAPVPTATVAATQDVVLVDRGDVAQVTLRLTTTDGEPLPEPATVTYAHAGTADTAEAGTHYEPFSGTLTFDAGTPSGAEQTIEVRTLATSEEDDSRSVEVTLTAEGADVASSPRVVLNAAGAPYLDAARPTAERVEDLLGRMTLAEKVGQMAQAERLGLRSDSEIGSLGLGSLLSGGGSVPADNTPSGWADMIDGFQREALSTRLQIPLVYGVDAVHGHSNVVGATILPHNSGLGAARDPELVRRAGEVTALEVRGTGIPWTFSPCLCVTRDERWGRSYESFGEDPALVTAMARAAVVGLQGEDAADMSGPTEVLATAKHWVGDGGTRYEPSLAGSGYPIDQGVTHVGSPGELRRLHVDPYVPALEAGVGSIMPSYSAVDSGDGPLRMHEHGALNTDLLKGELGFDGFLISDWEGIDKLPGGTYADKVARSVNSGLDMAMAPYNYGAFITALTEKVADGTVAQSRVDDAVRRILTQKVALGLFEEPLADRTHTGDLGSAENRAVAREAAAASQVLLKNADDVLPLAPDARVYVAGSNADDLGHQMGGWSISWQGGSGDTTTGTTILEGIREVAPSAQVTWSKDASAPTDGSDVGVVVVGEPPYAEGIGDVGNNGRSLELPAADRAAIDTVCGAMPCVVLVVAGRPQLVTDRLDAIDGLVASWLPGTEGAGVADTLFGARPFTGRLPVSWPADAAQVPVNVGDTTYAPLYAYGWGVRTDAPRARLEQVVAGLSSSPARTAVQAVLDADVWDGDVLSTDDADVERAVRLLATAASALDGGGDRFTDAGLVVSLVRDLAQAAVVEGGPGLPADAAARTADAEHALMAGRAGDSVALLADVLGVGLAERATSTTAVRVAPATVVLGRPGTATVTVAASEGRASGTVDVRVDGVAVATVELPAGAASRDARVRVALPAGVAVGTHEVTAAYLGDAAVAGSVSDPARYRVLRTTPTVGTAGTDWDVRRADAKVVHVAVTGAPGVTPTGTVEVQVNGRRAATATLDGDGRAQVTLPTSTRTSLVTVVYRGDASYTASVGWPRVLVVR; encoded by the coding sequence GTGACGCGTCCGACCCTTGCCCTCGTCCCGCCCCGACGCCAGCGTCCCGGCCCGATCCTGCGGCCCGGGGGTGGGTGGCCGGCCGGCCGCACGACCGCTGCCGCGGCGGCCCTCGCGCTCGTGGCCCCGCTCGTCCTGCTCGCGACCGCCGGGCCCGCGCACGCCGCCGGCGACGACCTCGCGATCGCGGGCACGGCGACGGCGTCGCAGTCGCAGGACGACACGGACGGCTCGTTCCCGGCCTCGAACGCGGTCGACGGCGACCCGGCGACGCGGTGGGCGAGCGGCAACGGCCCGGACGAGGACGCGACCTTCACCGCGTGGCTCGCGGTCGACCTCGGCGCCACTGCGGCGGTGGACGGCCTGACCCTGCGCTGGGAGGCCGCCCATGCGGCGTCGTACGAGATCCAGGCGGCGACGGGCGACCCCGCGGACCCCGCGAGCTGGTCGACCGTGCACACGGAGCCCGCGAGCGACGGCGGCGTCGACGAGATCGCGCTCGCCGCGCCCGTCGACGCGCGGCACCTGCGCGTGCACATGCTCGAGCGCGTGCCGTTCACGTGGGACCCCGCGGGACCGCACTGGTACGGGTACTCGCTCTTCGCGATCGAGGTCCACGGCACGCCCGAGCAGCCGGCCGTCGTGGTCGGCCGGGCCACCGCCACGGTCGCCGCCGGCGCCTCGGCGACCGTCCCCGTCGTGCTGAACGCGCCGGCCACCGGCGAGACGCGCGTGCGCGTGACCTCGGGCGGCGGCACCGCGGTCGCCGGGACGGACTACACCGCGGTCGACGAGGTGCTCACGTTCGCCGCCGGGGAGACGACGCAGCAGGTCACGGTCGCGACCGTCGACCACGGCCCGCTCGCACCCGTCACCACGTTCGACCTCACCCTGAGCGACCCGACCGGCCTCGTGCTCGGTGCCCGCACGACGACCACGGTGACGATCGCGCCGCACGGCGACCTGCCCGACGTCGGCCCGAGCGAGGTGCTCGACGACTTCGAGGACGGCGTGCCCGCCGGGTACACGACGTGGGGGATCAGCGCCCCGGTCACGCCGGTGCTCACGACCGCCGAGGCGACGCGCGAGGGTGCGGGCGACGCGAACCACGCGCTCGCCGCCACCGTGGGCGCGATCCCGGCGCCGGGTGACTGGTTCGGCTTCACGCACGACCTCAGCCCCGCCGCCGACTGGTCGGCGTACGACGGCTTCGCGTTCTGGTTCCGCGGCACCGGGGACGGCGGCACGCTGCGCTACGAGCTCAAGAGCGGCGGGCGCATGTTCGAGCGGTCCGTCGTCGACGACAGCGCGGGCTGGCGCCGTGTGACCGTGCCGTTCGCGCAGCTCCGGGTCAAGGGCGACCCGGCGTCCGACGAGCGCTTCGACCCCGCGGCGTCCACGGGCTTCGCGGTCACGCTCACCGACCTCGGCGCGGGCACGTGGCTCTTCGACGACGTCGCGCTCTACCAGCGCGTCACGACGGTCCAGGACTTCGAGGGCGACGTCCCCGTCGCCGAGCCCGGCGGGACGGTCGGGCACTTCACGTGGGGCTCGGACGGCTCCGAGGTGAGCCTCGCGGTGACCGAGCGCGACCGCGACGGCGCCCCCGGCGGCAACCACGTCCTGAGCGGGGAGTACCTCATCCCGTCCGGCGGCTGGGGCGGGTACAGCCACAACCTCGCCGCCGCGCAGGACTGGAGCGGCTTCCGTGGGCTGCGCTTCCTCTGGTACGCCTCGCAGGACAACCGCCCCGCCTCGCCCACCGCGGGCGCGGACATCAAGGTCGAGGTCAAGGACGGCGGGCCCGACGGCGAGCACGCCGAGCTGTGGGCCGCGACGTTCAAGGACAACTGGTCGCCCGACGGCAGCCGGTGGAAGCTCGTCGAGATCCCCTTCACCGACCTCCGGCTCGGCGGCCACCAGCCGGGCGACGAGGCGACCCGCAACGGCACGCTCGACCTGACGTCCGCGTGGGGCTATGCCGTGACGATGGTCCCCGGCACCGCGCAGCCCGTCGGCTGGGCGGTCGACGACGTCGAGCTCTACGGCTCGCCCGCGCCCGTGCCGACCGCCACGGTCGCCGCGACGCAGGACGTCGTGCTCGTCGACCGCGGCGACGTCGCGCAGGTCACGCTCCGGCTCACGACGACCGACGGCGAGCCGCTCCCCGAGCCGGCGACCGTCACCTACGCCCACGCGGGGACGGCCGACACCGCCGAGGCCGGCACGCACTACGAGCCGTTCTCGGGGACGCTGACCTTCGACGCCGGGACGCCCTCGGGCGCCGAGCAGACGATCGAGGTCCGCACGCTCGCCACCTCCGAGGAGGACGACTCCCGGTCGGTCGAGGTGACGCTCACCGCCGAGGGGGCCGACGTCGCGTCGTCGCCGCGGGTCGTGCTCAACGCGGCCGGCGCGCCCTACCTCGACGCGGCACGGCCCACCGCCGAGCGCGTCGAGGACCTCCTCGGGCGCATGACGCTCGCCGAGAAGGTCGGTCAGATGGCCCAGGCCGAGCGGCTCGGCCTGCGTTCCGACAGCGAGATCGGGAGCCTCGGGCTCGGGTCGCTGCTGTCGGGCGGCGGCTCCGTGCCGGCCGACAACACCCCGTCGGGCTGGGCCGACATGATCGACGGCTTCCAGCGCGAGGCGCTCTCGACCCGGCTGCAGATCCCGCTCGTCTACGGCGTCGACGCCGTGCACGGGCACAGCAACGTGGTCGGCGCGACGATCCTGCCGCACAACTCGGGCCTGGGCGCCGCGCGTGACCCCGAGCTCGTGCGCCGGGCGGGGGAGGTCACGGCGCTCGAGGTCCGGGGGACCGGCATCCCGTGGACGTTCTCGCCGTGCCTGTGCGTGACGCGCGACGAGCGGTGGGGCCGCAGCTACGAGTCGTTCGGCGAGGACCCGGCGCTCGTGACGGCGATGGCCCGCGCGGCGGTCGTCGGGCTCCAGGGCGAGGACGCGGCGGACATGTCCGGACCCACCGAGGTGCTCGCGACCGCGAAGCACTGGGTCGGCGACGGCGGCACGCGCTACGAGCCGTCGCTCGCGGGCAGCGGGTACCCGATCGACCAGGGCGTCACGCACGTCGGGTCGCCGGGCGAGCTGCGGCGCCTGCACGTCGACCCGTACGTCCCCGCGCTCGAGGCCGGGGTCGGCTCGATCATGCCGTCGTACTCCGCGGTCGACTCCGGGGACGGCCCGCTGCGCATGCACGAGCACGGCGCGCTCAACACCGACCTGCTCAAGGGCGAGCTCGGGTTCGACGGGTTCCTCATCAGCGACTGGGAGGGCATCGACAAGCTGCCCGGCGGCACGTACGCCGACAAGGTGGCCCGCTCGGTGAACTCGGGGCTCGACATGGCGATGGCGCCCTACAACTACGGCGCGTTCATCACCGCGCTCACGGAGAAGGTCGCCGACGGCACCGTCGCGCAGTCCCGGGTCGACGACGCGGTCCGGCGGATCCTCACGCAGAAGGTCGCGCTCGGGCTGTTCGAGGAGCCGCTCGCGGACCGTACGCACACCGGCGACCTCGGCTCGGCGGAGAACCGGGCCGTCGCGCGCGAGGCCGCCGCGGCGTCCCAGGTGCTGCTGAAGAACGCCGACGACGTCCTGCCGCTCGCGCCGGACGCGCGGGTCTACGTCGCGGGCTCGAACGCCGACGACCTCGGCCACCAGATGGGCGGCTGGTCGATCTCGTGGCAGGGCGGCTCGGGCGACACCACCACGGGCACCACGATCCTCGAGGGCATCCGCGAGGTCGCGCCGTCCGCCCAGGTCACGTGGTCGAAGGACGCGTCGGCACCGACCGACGGCTCGGACGTCGGCGTGGTCGTGGTCGGCGAGCCGCCGTACGCCGAGGGCATCGGGGACGTCGGCAACAACGGCCGCAGCCTCGAGCTGCCGGCCGCGGACCGGGCCGCGATCGACACGGTGTGCGGCGCGATGCCGTGCGTCGTGCTGGTCGTCGCCGGCCGTCCGCAGCTCGTCACGGACCGGCTCGACGCGATCGACGGGCTCGTCGCGTCGTGGCTGCCCGGGACGGAGGGTGCCGGGGTCGCCGACACGCTGTTCGGCGCCCGCCCGTTCACCGGTCGGCTGCCCGTGTCCTGGCCGGCGGACGCCGCCCAGGTGCCGGTCAACGTCGGGGACACGACGTACGCACCGCTCTACGCCTACGGCTGGGGCGTGCGGACGGACGCCCCGCGGGCCCGGCTCGAGCAGGTCGTCGCGGGGCTGAGCTCGAGCCCGGCGCGCACCGCGGTGCAGGCGGTGCTCGACGCGGACGTGTGGGACGGGGACGTGCTCTCGACCGACGACGCGGACGTCGAGCGCGCGGTTCGGCTCCTCGCGACGGCCGCGTCCGCGCTCGACGGCGGGGGCGACCGGTTCACCGACGCCGGGCTCGTGGTCTCGCTCGTGCGCGACCTCGCGCAGGCCGCGGTCGTCGAGGGCGGCCCCGGGCTGCCGGCCGACGCCGCGGCGCGGACCGCCGACGCCGAGCACGCACTCATGGCCGGGCGCGCGGGGGACTCCGTGGCGCTCCTCGCGGACGTCCTGGGCGTCGGGCTTGCCGAGCGGGCGACGTCCACCACGGCGGTGCGCGTCGCACCCGCGACCGTGGTCCTCGGCCGGCCCGGGACCGCCACCGTCACGGTCGCGGCATCCGAGGGTCGCGCGTCGGGGACCGTCGACGTGCGCGTCGACGGTGTCGCCGTCGCGACCGTCGAGCTCCCCGCCGGAGCCGCGTCACGCGATGCGCGCGTCCGGGTCGCGCTCCCCGCGGGCGTCGCGGTCGGCACGCACGAGGTCACCGCGGCCTACCTCGGCGACGCGGCGGTGGCCGGCTCGGTGTCCGACCCCGCGCGGTACCGGGTCCTCCGCACGACGCCGACGGTCGGCACCGCCGGGACCGACTGGGACGTGCGCCGGGCCGACGCCAAGGTCGTGCACGTCGCGGTGACGGGTGCGCCGGGGGTCACCCCGACCGGGACGGTCGAGGTGCAGGTCAACGGCCGCCGCGCGGCGACGGCGACGCTCGACGGCGACGGGCGCGCGCAGGTCACGCTCCCGACGTCGACCCGGACGTCGCTCGTGACGGTCGTCTACCGCGGCGACGCGTCCTACACCGCGTCGGTCGGTTGGCCGCGCGTGCTCGTGGTCCGCTGA
- a CDS encoding histidine phosphatase family protein produces the protein MITTLHLVRHGESEGNVAAAAAHRAGAQVIDVPARDADVELSELGVAQARGLGTWLAELPGHQRPQAVWASPYVRAHQTALLGLESAGLDLPVRRDERLRDRELGILDMLTARGVDERVPLEAERRRWLGKFYYRPPGGESWADLALRVRSLLADLDRPQLPDRGLVVCHDAVIMVIRYVCEQLTETEVLEEGRRRSVRNASVTTLVREPGADLWTLREFDAADHLADVGVPATEHPGTADVRH, from the coding sequence ATGATCACGACACTCCACCTGGTCCGGCACGGCGAGAGCGAGGGGAACGTCGCCGCCGCGGCCGCACACCGCGCCGGGGCCCAGGTCATCGACGTGCCGGCGCGCGACGCGGACGTCGAGCTCTCGGAGCTCGGGGTCGCGCAGGCGCGCGGCCTGGGCACGTGGCTCGCCGAGCTGCCCGGGCACCAGCGCCCGCAGGCGGTGTGGGCGTCGCCGTACGTCCGGGCGCACCAGACGGCGCTGCTCGGGCTCGAGTCGGCCGGTCTGGACCTCCCGGTGCGGCGCGACGAGCGGCTGCGCGACCGCGAGCTGGGGATCCTCGACATGCTCACGGCGCGCGGCGTCGACGAGCGGGTCCCGCTCGAGGCGGAGCGCCGGCGCTGGCTCGGGAAGTTCTACTACCGCCCGCCCGGCGGGGAGTCGTGGGCGGACCTCGCCCTGCGGGTCCGCAGCCTGCTCGCGGACCTGGACCGGCCTCAGCTGCCCGACCGGGGGCTCGTCGTCTGCCACGACGCCGTGATCATGGTGATCCGGTACGTGTGCGAGCAGCTCACCGAGACCGAGGTGCTCGAGGAGGGCCGCCGCCGCTCGGTGCGCAACGCCTCCGTCACGACCCTCGTGCGCGAGCCCGGTGCCGACCTGTGGACGCTGCGCGAGTTCGACGCCGCGGACCACCTCGCCGACGTGGGCGTGCCCGCGACCGAGCACCCGGGGACCGCCGATGTCCGGCACTGA
- a CDS encoding SDR family NAD(P)-dependent oxidoreductase, whose amino-acid sequence MDVTPLPLAVVTGGSSGIGLELVREFAENGFEVLSCAEDETGLQIATQTLVADGHPVRSVTADLATPEGVERLVAEIGGRPVDALALNAGIANGGPFLETPLEADLRVIALDVVSVVHLAKRLLPRMVARGAGRVLVTSSVAARMPGPYYATYAASKAFVQSFTEAIRHELKDTGVSITALLPGPTDTDFFEASHMEGTRVAEQKKDDPAKVAHQGFEALMAGKDQVSTHSLKTKMQTAMGAVLPDTAKSAVHAKMTEPRHSDQEA is encoded by the coding sequence ATGGACGTCACACCCCTGCCCCTCGCCGTCGTGACCGGCGGGTCGAGCGGCATCGGCCTCGAGCTCGTGCGCGAGTTCGCGGAGAACGGCTTCGAGGTGCTCAGCTGCGCCGAGGACGAGACCGGCCTGCAGATCGCCACCCAGACGCTCGTCGCCGACGGGCACCCCGTGCGCTCGGTGACCGCGGACCTCGCGACGCCCGAGGGCGTCGAGCGCCTCGTCGCCGAGATCGGCGGCCGGCCCGTCGATGCGCTCGCGCTCAACGCCGGCATCGCGAACGGCGGCCCCTTCCTCGAGACGCCGCTCGAGGCCGACCTGCGGGTCATCGCGCTCGACGTCGTCTCCGTGGTCCACCTCGCGAAGCGCCTGCTGCCGCGGATGGTGGCGCGCGGCGCGGGCCGGGTGCTCGTCACGTCGTCGGTCGCCGCGCGCATGCCCGGGCCCTACTACGCGACCTACGCGGCGTCGAAGGCGTTCGTGCAGAGCTTCACCGAGGCGATCCGCCACGAGCTCAAGGACACCGGCGTGTCGATCACGGCGCTGCTGCCCGGGCCGACGGACACCGACTTCTTCGAGGCCTCGCACATGGAGGGCACGCGCGTCGCCGAGCAGAAGAAGGACGACCCGGCCAAGGTCGCGCACCAGGGCTTCGAGGCGCTCATGGCCGGCAAGGACCAGGTCTCGACGCACTCGCTCAAGACCAAGATGCAGACCGCGATGGGTGCGGTCCTCCCCGACACCGCGAAGTCCGCGGTGCACGCGAAGATGACCGAGCCCCGCCACAGCGACCAGGAGGCCTGA
- the sepH gene encoding septation protein SepH — protein MGELELVGLHDDGEHLVLVGPDGQRFRLRIDEPLRAAVRRDRPKLEQLRAEHSGVLSPREIQARIRAGATAQEVAESADLAVEQVRRYEGPVLAERSFIADQARATRVGRDPGAPVLGDLVTDRLAARGVPLQSLAWDAHRQQAGPWVVVARFDVGGEIREARWTYDAAKRVVQAEEDEARWLSETELADEPIPRRHLAAVRDVVFDLEADGSVRAVEGFEDAPADAEPDPRERTHALLDDLNTRRGVRQQLDLDDDDEFEGFGPQHAFDFAGVEAQVPGAHPVDADPLAEAQVLVPARREPVLRGEDGGGHGAPAVPAVPEPQAERGDEPDEAVAPPAERPRAARKGRAKVPSWDEIVFGAKPE, from the coding sequence ATGGGTGAGCTCGAGCTGGTGGGTCTCCACGACGACGGGGAGCACCTCGTGCTCGTGGGGCCGGACGGGCAGCGGTTCCGTCTGCGCATCGACGAGCCGCTGCGCGCTGCCGTGCGCCGGGACCGCCCGAAGCTCGAGCAGCTCCGCGCCGAGCACTCCGGCGTCCTGAGCCCGCGCGAGATCCAGGCGCGCATCCGGGCCGGTGCGACCGCGCAGGAGGTGGCCGAGTCGGCCGACCTCGCCGTCGAGCAGGTCCGCCGCTACGAGGGCCCGGTGCTCGCCGAGCGCTCGTTCATCGCGGACCAGGCGCGGGCGACCCGCGTCGGCCGGGACCCCGGCGCGCCGGTGCTCGGCGACCTCGTGACGGACCGGCTCGCGGCCCGCGGCGTCCCGCTGCAGTCGCTCGCGTGGGACGCCCACCGTCAGCAGGCAGGCCCGTGGGTCGTCGTGGCGCGGTTCGACGTGGGGGGCGAGATCCGCGAGGCGCGTTGGACCTACGACGCCGCCAAGCGCGTCGTGCAGGCGGAGGAGGACGAGGCCCGCTGGCTCTCGGAGACCGAGCTCGCCGACGAGCCGATCCCGCGCCGCCACCTCGCCGCGGTCCGTGACGTGGTCTTCGACCTCGAGGCCGACGGCAGCGTCCGCGCGGTCGAGGGCTTCGAGGACGCGCCGGCCGACGCGGAGCCGGACCCGCGCGAGCGCACCCACGCGCTGCTCGACGACCTGAACACCCGGCGCGGCGTGCGCCAGCAGCTCGACCTGGACGACGACGACGAGTTCGAGGGCTTCGGACCGCAGCACGCGTTCGACTTCGCGGGGGTCGAGGCCCAGGTGCCCGGCGCCCACCCGGTCGACGCCGACCCGCTCGCCGAGGCGCAGGTGCTCGTGCCGGCCCGCCGCGAGCCCGTCCTGCGCGGCGAGGACGGCGGCGGGCACGGCGCCCCGGCGGTCCCTGCCGTCCCGGAGCCGCAGGCCGAGCGCGGCGACGAGCCCGACGAGGCCGTCGCTCCCCCGGCCGAGCGTCCGCGTGCTGCGCGCAAGGGCCGCGCGAAGGTCCCGAGCTGGGACGAGATCGTCTTCGGCGCGAAGCCCGAGTAG
- a CDS encoding DUF3072 domain-containing protein, which yields MATDETTPTDETAPADATEPTGGTADDAPGVGSPEKDPQDWVTGDEPMTGPQGSYLSTLAREAREEVPDDLTKAQASELIEELQSRTGRGAGQGA from the coding sequence ATGGCGACCGACGAGACGACCCCGACCGACGAGACCGCTCCCGCTGACGCGACCGAGCCCACGGGCGGCACCGCGGACGACGCGCCCGGCGTCGGCAGCCCCGAGAAGGACCCGCAGGACTGGGTCACCGGCGACGAGCCGATGACCGGTCCGCAGGGCAGCTACCTGTCGACGCTCGCGCGCGAGGCCCGCGAGGAGGTGCCCGACGACCTGACGAAGGCGCAGGCCTCGGAGCTCATCGAGGAGCTGCAGTCGCGCACCGGGCGCGGGGCGGGCCAGGGCGCCTGA
- a CDS encoding substrate-binding domain-containing protein produces the protein MQAEHLAAAGHRRLGYAFPADPRVAGFAGPRLAGVRAACADLGLDDPVVLTVPLEIDAAKDAVATWRGASVTAVCAYNDDVALALLTGVRRSGLAVPGDLAVIGFDDIPGAAVADPPLTTVTTDHRAIAEHIAQTIVHGLEGTEAPLRPGSDVVGLVRRDSA, from the coding sequence CTGCAGGCCGAGCACCTCGCGGCGGCGGGTCATCGCCGGCTCGGCTACGCGTTCCCGGCCGACCCGCGAGTCGCGGGCTTCGCGGGGCCGCGGCTCGCGGGCGTGCGTGCGGCGTGCGCCGACCTGGGGCTCGACGACCCGGTCGTGCTGACGGTGCCGCTCGAGATCGACGCCGCGAAGGACGCCGTCGCGACCTGGCGCGGCGCGAGCGTGACCGCGGTGTGCGCCTACAACGACGACGTCGCGCTCGCGCTCCTCACGGGCGTGCGGCGCTCGGGGCTCGCGGTCCCGGGCGACCTCGCGGTCATCGGGTTCGACGACATCCCCGGCGCGGCGGTCGCCGACCCGCCGCTCACCACGGTCACGACCGACCACCGGGCGATCGCCGAGCACATCGCGCAGACGATCGTGCACGGGCTCGAGGGCACGGAGGCCCCGCTGCGCCCGGGCTCCGACGTCGTCGGGCTCGTGCGTCGCGACTCCGCGTGA